The following nucleotide sequence is from Labeo rohita strain BAU-BD-2019 chromosome 3, IGBB_LRoh.1.0, whole genome shotgun sequence.
attaaaaatattaatgaatactatagtagtaaataaatactacatgCATTGATAGTATTAtttgacaaatatatatatatatatataaatactataacagtACATAATGCAtctgacaaaaaaacatgatgaaAATCACATAAAAGCACCTAAACcccccaaaaacaaacaaacaaaaaaaaataaataaaatatatatatatatatatataaatgctaaaatcaaaagaaataatATATGAGTATATCAATAATACTAACACTAATTTAGGAAAGAGCGAAACAGAGAGTAAGGACgaaataagacatttttaaaatgcaactgCACATAATGCCCACTAGAGGTCAAATGACACGTTTGACTCCTTATTAGCATAAACAGTTCATAAATCCAATCTGAGACATCATACTTAGCTAAGTTATCTGTCCTCCGGAAAATCATCCAGTGAAACTGATAATAAGTGAATGCATTGTTAAAAACGTGCTAACATACCTGTCGGACAGTGTCGTTTTAGGTCCAGAATGACGGATCCGCCTTCCAGGTCTCTTATTTTGAATCGTGAGAAGCTAATATTGTAGATGTTGTCTTCTGGGGAGCACAGGTAGTCTGTACACATAACCAATAACAGTAAAGAAAAGAAAGTATTGCAGTAACAGAAATAAACTTCTTGGTTTGTGGTGTCCTCACCGTCTGTGTATCCTGGTAGCCTGAGGACATACTGAGGAGTCACAGGGTCACCCGGCTTCCAGTCCAGCAGTACCTCCTCTTCAGCTGCAAGTCCTCCTCCTGAAATAAACCCATTCCAGACCTCTGTGTCCCTCAGATCCCCTCTGTCCTGCATTTCTCCCATTTCCTCTTCATCCTCCTCAGCTTCATCTTCCTCCTCTGGTTCGCTGTCCTCGTCTCTCTCAGAGGACATTTCCTGCTCCATTTCTTCCTCGCTCTGTAGTTCTTTCACACCTTCACTATCCATCTAATATCTTGGCCTGAAGAGTATTGTTTATCCTCGAATGTTTTTGTCAGGTTAACTAACACAGGCCCATCTGTTGCCTGGCACTCTCTGTGATTACCCTCAGCACTTCTCTCATAAACTGTCTCAGTGACTCAAACAGATTAAGGCTTTCTCAAACAGCTAATCCAAGACAATCCTCAATTAAACACGGACACAGCAACTATGGCATCAATGAAAGGACAAAAAGGAATTTGAGATAAACAGACAGCACAGAACGGAGTTATATAGCAGAATTAGGATATGGAGAACAGTGAGTGAAAGAGGAGAAAGAGATCTGCAGgactgaaattaataaatagagATTACAGAAAAGAGGGGTGATGAAAGTGAGAAGTAGAGAagtgagaaatgaagtcacagCCACAAGCTATGTAtcagcagtggttctcaatttgTGGGTTGCGACCTAAAAAGAGTTCACAGCACATTTGACATTCAAATGTTTGAGTTCAGTAATACATTTCtgaaagaaagtaatactttGATTAAGCAAGGGTACAAATTAATAGAAAGTGAtagtaaacacatttacatcATGACAAAATCAtccaagaatcctgaaaatataaagcagcacagttgttttttttgttttttgttttttttttttaaatgtatgaataataaatgtttcttgagaagtTAATCAGCaatttataatgatttctgaaagatcatgtgacactgaagactggagtaacgatgctgaaaagctaaaaaaagaaaaaaagggagGCAGTTCCTCCTCAAAATActgaatgataaaaaaaattgtagtacaaaaataaaacaatgccagtattacaaaatacaacattaaaaagcatataaatcacttgtttttctaaagaaacattgtccaacagtgacaccagcaggtaaactTACAGTAGGAGTCTGTGTCTCTCTTagctcccctgagcccattgaattttaacagaccccctaaagcgtgtggcgagtttggtggggggtaacttAGAACGAATGGGGGGGAGAGTCACGTGAGAGGGACAACGCCTCCATCGCGATATAATTGGATGTaactggttatgttcggctctgattggttcatgtgataaactCCGCCCCTTGTGTTTTTGCATGTTCTGCGTttgtgaatcagtctgaatgaataaTATAGTAATGGGGTTAATGGGatgactaattttaaaaagtaagtaaacaactcacacacttagataaaACCCTacgtgatctcatgatgaaaacatacCTGTAGGAACCTTTTCGCAGTAAGGACATATcgctgcagtttccaacagaaattaacactagaggaggtaaaacagcgagcacttgtaatcgttttcatacacagtttcGCTTTCAggacataacaagcttgcttggtagctcagccGACACAGAATTGGACATAGGATGCttaatccttgggtacgaatccctTGAAAAACATGATTCGAGCTGAAAGGTGAGAGaccgaaaaacaagctaaaacagcatgtaattacatcacatttgcttttgttcacactattgggtaggtttaggcATAGTGCaaatggtatgttattttaaaacatcatggaGCCatagagttatagcgccactcaatggatatttcaagtcagaactgcagtgacacgtacaaaaccaacatcacataaaacataccacatgtacattcatctgttccagggaacaacgaacactcttttagcactACTCAGTAGACATTTTACATTGAATGTGTCACGAAACGTACATGGCGGGTACGTATTTCGCCT
It contains:
- the unc119.2 gene encoding protein unc-119 homolog B gives rise to the protein MDSEGVKELQSEEEMEQEMSSERDEDSEPEEEDEAEEDEEEMGEMQDRGDLRDTEVWNGFISGGGLAAEEEVLLDWKPGDPVTPQYVLRLPGYTDDYLCSPEDNIYNISFSRFKIRDLEGGSVILDLKRHCPTEIKDVIELDAGRFIQYHFSPAFLNLREIGATLEFTVGGKAVNKFRLIERHYFRDLLLKTFDFEIGFCIPHSRNTCEHIYCLPDLDSHTIEEMISHPFETRSDSFYFANNTLIMHHKAEYSFSQGLELNENQT